The Syntrophorhabdaceae bacterium genome includes a region encoding these proteins:
- the rpsR gene encoding 30S ribosomal protein S18 — MRKRVCRFCQDPNLIIDYKDPKLLKNFITERGKIMPRRMTGTCANHQRKLRESINIARHIAFLPFTTLSK; from the coding sequence ATGAGAAAAAGGGTCTGCAGGTTTTGTCAGGACCCGAATCTGATAATTGATTATAAAGACCCAAAGCTTCTGAAAAATTTCATAACCGAGAGAGGCAAGATTATGCCAAGAAGGATGACAGGGACATGTGCAAACCACCAGAGGAAACTCAGGGAATCGATTAATATAGCAAGACATATTGCCTTTTTACCTTTTACAACACTTTCCAAATAA
- the rplI gene encoding 50S ribosomal protein L9: protein MKVILTEDLKGTGKKGDVIDVRDGYGRNFLLPRGLALPASEGNIKRFEYIIKDYEKKRERSLKTAADKKARLEEMTFTIKMKAGQDGRLFGSVTPADISETIKKSTGFDVDKKNIRIEEPIKSTGMHTFVVHLEKDINATVKIEVEKEE from the coding sequence ATGAAGGTTATACTTACAGAGGATTTGAAAGGGACAGGCAAAAAAGGTGACGTCATAGATGTCCGTGATGGATATGGTAGGAACTTTCTCCTTCCTCGGGGGCTTGCCCTGCCTGCCTCAGAGGGTAATATAAAAAGGTTTGAATATATTATTAAAGATTATGAAAAGAAAAGGGAGAGAAGCTTAAAGACAGCGGCTGATAAGAAGGCAAGGCTTGAAGAGATGACATTTACCATAAAGATGAAGGCTGGTCAGGATGGAAGACTTTTTGGCTCTGTCACGCCTGCTGATATTTCAGAAACAATAAAGAAATCTACCGGGTTTGATGTGGATAAAAAGAATATAAGGATAGAAGAGCCTATAAAATCTACTGGTATGCACACCTTTGTTGTCCACCTTGAAAAGGATATTAATGCTACTGTTAAGATAGAGGTAGAAAAAGAAGAATAG
- the dnaB gene encoding replicative DNA helicase translates to MPRGKKIQQGQQSRLPPQNIEAEQSLLGGLLVDNEAINRVIDMVSHEDFYRDSHAKIYKIITDLYERNEAIDLITVSSYAKDKGMIDDIGGITYLNALVDMMPTSANITQYAKMVREKALARSLISVATQIIEKGYDVDSDIDTYIDESEKMIFQVAEKKLRPAFFHVKDVIMQSIETIDRLYHKKQSVTGIPTGFVELDRLTSGLQPSDLIVVAGRPSMGKTAFCMNIAQNVATMDESPVPVGIFSLEMSKEQLVTRLLSSESEIEHSKLRTGTFSQNDWPKLVRATGKLTKAPLFIDDSPSMGVLELRARARRMKKEHGLGLIIIDYLQLMRGRSNAERREQEISEISRFLKALAKELNIPIIAISQLNRAPEQREKDNKRPRLADLRESGAIEQDADVIMFIYRDEVYNKTPDNPNKGIAEVIIGKQRNGPTDTVELAFLDRFATFRNLYRE, encoded by the coding sequence ATGCCCAGGGGTAAAAAGATCCAGCAAGGCCAACAGAGTAGGCTGCCCCCTCAGAATATAGAGGCAGAGCAGTCTCTCCTTGGTGGACTTCTTGTCGATAACGAAGCAATCAATAGGGTTATCGACATGGTGAGCCATGAAGATTTTTACAGAGACAGCCATGCTAAGATATATAAGATTATTACAGACCTCTATGAGCGTAATGAGGCAATAGACCTCATTACAGTAAGCAGCTATGCCAAGGACAAGGGCATGATAGATGATATAGGAGGTATTACATACCTGAATGCCTTGGTAGATATGATGCCCACATCAGCGAATATAACCCAGTATGCAAAGATGGTAAGGGAAAAAGCCCTTGCAAGGAGCCTAATAAGTGTTGCGACCCAGATTATAGAAAAAGGATATGATGTTGATTCAGATATAGACACATATATAGATGAATCAGAAAAGATGATATTCCAGGTTGCAGAAAAGAAATTAAGGCCTGCGTTTTTTCATGTAAAAGATGTAATAATGCAGAGCATAGAGACAATCGACAGGTTATATCATAAAAAACAGAGCGTTACAGGTATACCAACAGGCTTTGTAGAACTTGATCGATTGACAAGCGGACTTCAGCCTTCTGATCTCATTGTTGTGGCAGGAAGACCAAGCATGGGAAAGACGGCATTTTGTATGAATATTGCACAAAATGTGGCTACCATGGATGAATCACCTGTCCCTGTGGGTATATTCTCTCTGGAGATGTCCAAGGAACAACTTGTTACAAGGCTTCTTAGTTCCGAGTCTGAGATAGAACATTCGAAGTTGAGAACAGGGACTTTTTCACAAAATGATTGGCCTAAACTTGTGAGAGCAACAGGTAAGCTAACAAAGGCACCTTTATTTATAGATGACTCACCATCCATGGGTGTTCTTGAACTCAGGGCAAGGGCGAGGAGAATGAAGAAGGAACATGGTCTTGGTTTGATTATAATAGACTATCTCCAGCTTATGAGGGGCAGGTCGAACGCTGAGAGAAGGGAGCAGGAGATATCTGAGATATCGAGGTTTTTAAAGGCACTGGCAAAGGAACTTAATATACCTATAATCGCCATATCACAGCTTAATAGGGCACCTGAACAACGTGAAAAGGATAATAAGAGGCCAAGGCTGGCAGATTTGAGGGAGTCTGGTGCCATTGAGCAGGACGCAGATGTAATAATGTTTATCTATAGAGATGAGGTCTATAACAAGACCCCGGATAATCCTAATAAAGGTATAGCAGAGGTGATAATAGGAAAGCAGAGAAACGGCCCTACAGATACAGTGGAACTTGCCTTTCTTGACAGATTTGCAACGTTTAGAAATCTATACAGGGAATGA
- a CDS encoding CDP-alcohol phosphatidyltransferase family protein — translation MNIPNLFSIFRLFITIFFIMAVNQGRFNIALCLFIAQGISDLLDGFLARIMKAKTYIGAILDPMADKVMLASSYIVLSIKGFIPLWVTLTVLIRDFLIAAGFLVLYMLSYKSKPSPSILSKLTTLCQILTIMYILWSDKREYKDWFFYAVVIFTVLSGLQYMTRGIKTLKKKENI, via the coding sequence ATGAATATACCTAATCTCTTTTCAATCTTTCGTCTTTTTATTACAATCTTTTTTATTATGGCTGTTAATCAAGGAAGATTCAACATAGCCCTCTGTCTTTTTATTGCCCAGGGGATAAGCGATCTCCTTGACGGTTTTCTTGCCCGTATTATGAAGGCAAAGACATATATCGGTGCTATACTTGACCCTATGGCAGATAAGGTTATGCTTGCCTCATCGTATATAGTGCTGTCTATTAAAGGATTTATCCCCCTCTGGGTTACATTGACGGTTCTTATAAGAGATTTTCTCATAGCAGCAGGTTTCCTTGTCCTATATATGCTTTCTTATAAGTCAAAGCCATCACCGAGCATCCTGAGCAAACTCACTACTCTTTGCCAGATTTTGACTATTATGTATATACTCTGGTCAGACAAACGGGAATATAAGGATTGGTTTTTTTATGCAGTAGTGATTTTTACGGTTTTGTCAGGTTTGCAATATATGACAAGAGGGATTAAGACTCTGAAGAAAAAAGAAAATATTTGA